A window from Taeniopygia guttata chromosome 10, bTaeGut7.mat, whole genome shotgun sequence encodes these proteins:
- the MINAR1 gene encoding major intrinsically disordered Notch2-binding receptor 1 isoform X2, translating into MESNQESSLFLVKILEELDTKQNTVSYQDLCKSLCARFDLSQLAKLRSVLFYTACLDPNFPATLFKDKMRCTVNNQQSKKIMVAADIVTIFNLIQMNGGVAKEKLPVARHKVKKKESFESCRSDTEICNMADCVPDCVPNCELNDQDFNRGFPVRRSSKCRKMDCKDCQQFVPSSEPNFLLGVNKDMKGRAASLDRLQALASYSIATSPPCEMQSTYFPMNIENESISDQDSLPISAGIKETFISNDEPFMMQSCVQKRNIFKEDFHNLITISPNLIPSNKTPEDGHREPQNRKESSKQTFFNHSFEMPYSSQYLNPIYSPIPDKRRVKHESLDDLQASTYFGPTTVLGPQETKKWTGKPTKQTAWPAKSWSLNTEEVPDFERSFFNRKQSEEKPRYQSSNNPSPNFPSVDRHQSYLNAKDQQPIMQANYAVKPNGHKPKEIPSILDVEKHEPVKKFKDKSINCTSVQILSIDRTMSVGTQTEQQVLEHKKCKDLCAAGQAKYGERHSLKQSDDDSEIVSDDISDIFRFLDDMSISGSTGVMQSSCYNSTGSLSQVHKSDCESSPEHNLTKISNGSACNKLDKVVRTDVSNTDDELKTSVCKLVLRIGEIEKKLESLSGVREEISQVLGKLSKLDQKIQQPEKVSVQIDLNSLTSDAASDESNSPQIFQCHNTPHGGKLENNPEWCCSDASGSNSESLRVKALKKSLFTRRSSRSLTEENSATESKIASISNSPRDWRAITYTNQVGIAEEEVKERDGGENKDWHRKSKESCFFLSNSFKPYCRQTGNTKSHSHIDSQNSQKTLS; encoded by the coding sequence GTGTGCAAGGTTTGATTTATCCCAGTTGGCCAAGCTCAGAAGCGTGCTGTTTTACACTGCTTGCCTGGATCCTAATTTCCCAGCGACTTTGTTCAAAGACAAAATGAGATGCACTGTAAACAATCAGCAATCAAAGAAAATCATGGTTGCAGCAGATATAGTAACAATATTCAACCTCATACAAATGAACGGGGGAGTGGCCAAGGAGAAGCTTCCAGTTGCGAGGCACAAAGTGAAGAAGAAGGAATCCTTCGAGTCCTGCAGGTCTGACACAGAGATCTGCAATATGGCAGACTGTGTGCCTGACTGCGTGCCCAACTGTGAGCTCAACGACCAGGACTTTAACCGTGGCTTTCCAGTCAGAAGGTCTTCGAAATGCAGAAAGATGGACTGCAAAGACTGCCAGCAGTTCGTCCCCTCATCAGAGCCCAACTTCTTGCTCGGTGTTAATAAGGACATGAAGGGCCGGGCTGCCTCTCTGGACAGGCTGCAGGCGCTGGCATCCTACTCCATCGCCACGTCCCCACCGTGTGAGATGCAGAGTACGTATTTCCCCATGAACATTGAAAATGAATCTATTTCAGACCAGGATTCCTTGCCTATAAGTGCAGGCATAAAAGAAACTTTCATTTCGAATGACGAGCCATTCATGATGCAGTCATGTGTccagaaaagaaatatattcaAAGAAGATTTTCATAATCTGATTACAATATCTCCCAACTTAATACCATCCAACAAAACACCAGAAGATGGACACAGAGAGCCTCAGAACAGGAAAGAAAGCTCTAAGCAGACTTTCTTCAACCACAGCTTTGAAATGCCATACAGCAGTCAGTACTTGAATCCAATTTATTCTCCTATACCGGACAAAAGGCGAGTGAAGCATGAAAGTTTAGATGATCTTCAAGCTTCAACATATTTTGGCCCAACTACTGTTCTTGGACCACAGGAAACCAAAAAGTGGACTGGAAAGCCAACCAAGCAAACTGCCTGGCCAGCTAAAAGCTGGAGTTTAAATACTGAGGAGGTCCCTGACTTTGAACGCTCATTTTTTAATAGGAAGCAGTCTGAAGAGAAACCACGGTACCAGAGCTCGAACAACCCATCTCCAAATTTTCCTTCAGTTGACAGGCATCAGTCCTACCTAAATGCAAAGGATCAGCAGCCAATTATGCAGGCAAACTATGCTGTGAAACCCAACGGGCATAAACCTAAGGAAATTCCTTCCATTCTAGATGTGGAAAAACATGAGCCAGTCAAAAAGTTTAAGGATAAAAGCATTAACTGTACTTCTGTCCAGATCTTAAGCATAGACAGGACCATGAGTGTTGGGACACAAACGGAGCAGCAGGTTCTGGAGCACAAGAAATGCAAGGATTTGTGTGCAGCAGGCCAAGCCAAGTACGGCGAGCGGCACTCTCTGAAGCAGTCGGATGACGACTCTGAAATCGTGAGCGATGACATCAGTGACATTTTCCGGTTTTTGGATGACATGAGTATCAGCGGATCCACGGGAGTGATGCAGTCCTCGTGCTACAACAGCACTGGTTCCTTGTCTCAGGTGCACAAATCAGACTGTGAGAGCTCACCTGAGCACAATTTGACAAAGATCTCCAATGGGAGTGCCTGTAACAAACTGGATAAAGTGGTCAGGACAGATGTCAGTAACACAGATGATGAACTGAAAACCAGTGTCTGCAAATTAGTCTTGAGGATTGGTGAAATAGAGAAGAAACTGGAATCTCTCTCAGGTGTCCGAGAGGAAATCTCTCAAGTCCTGGGAAAATTAAGCAAGCTGGATCAAAAAATCCAGCAGCCAGAGAAGGTCAGCGTGCAAATAGATCTCAACTCTTTGACAAGCGATGCCGCGTCAGACGAGAGCAACTCCCCGCAGATATTTCAATGCCACAATACTCCTCATGGGGGCAAACTGGAGAATAATCCAGAATGGTGCTGCTCAGATGCCAGTGGAAGTAATAGCGAGAGTCTTCGAGtaaaagccttaaaaaaaagtttgtttacTAGGAGATCATCAAGATCActaacagaagaaaacagtgcAACCGAATCAAAAATAGCGAGTATTTCAAACTCTCCCCGAGACTGGAGAGCTATTACCTACACCAACCAAGTTGGCATTGCGGAGGAGGAGGTGAAAGAGAGAGATGGAGGAGAAAATAAGGACTGGCACAGGAAATCTAAAGAG